The Vitis vinifera cultivar Pinot Noir 40024 chromosome 12, ASM3070453v1 genome has a segment encoding these proteins:
- the LOC104880911 gene encoding uncharacterized protein LOC104880911, translating to MFLQIFYFSISNFLAMYVELTTPRIATWNDFLVKQRIKLELEMLGGFGKVELVSTSVEQDEIEKNKAPAIDDPINPDENEDFDVICARMEATQRQITDAQSHLNSLIASYNCDVKVLRTRFTSSHYRTMKANS from the exons ATGTTTCTACAG ATATTCTACTTTTCAATATCTAATTTTCTAGCCATGTATGTGGAACTTACCACTCCTCGCATTGCTACATGGAACGATTTTTTGGTCAAGCAACGCATCAAGTTGGAGTTGGAAATGCTTGGAGGATTTGGCAAAGTTGAG TTGGTTAGCACATCGGTGGAGCAagatgaaatagaaaaaaataaggctCCTGCAATTGATGACCCAATTAACCCAGATGAGAATGAAGACTTTGAT GTTATTTGTGCTCGCATGGAGGCAACACAACGTCAAATCACCGATGCACAAAGTCATCTTAATAGTCTTATTGCATCATACAACTGTGATGTGAAAGTGTTGAGGACTCGTTTCACCTCTTCACACTATCGCACAATGAAGGCCAACAGTTAA
- the LOC109123469 gene encoding uncharacterized protein LOC109123469 has protein sequence MLVLVQSCMDNNADVAPQASEEIRPRRVKIKVCRHRQRAAACKSPFVQLCVSKYKRLTEEETHVADYVFDESKDPSEMLCAYGGYGVTWEQLQCLVGESFIDIPVISMFCRYMNAKEENPSRRHFFNPYFGMRKYVVQ, from the exons ATGTTGGTGTTAGTGCAATCGTGCATGGACAACAATGCGGATGTAGCACCACAAGCCTCAGAAGAAATACGACCACGAAGAGTAAAAATTAAAGTATGTCGTCATAGGCAACGAGCAGCTGCATGCAAGTCACCTTTTGTACAATTATGTGTATCAAAATACAAAAGGTTGACAGAGGAAGAGACACATGTTGCCGACTATGTGTTTGACGAGTCAAAAGATCCTAG TGAGATGCTTTGTGCATATGGTGGCTATGGCGTGACATGGGAACAACTTCAATGCTTAGTAGGGGAGAGCTTCATTGATATTCCG GTGATTTCCATGTTCTGCCGATACATGAATGCAAAAGAAGAGAATCCTTCTCGCAGACACTTTTTTAATCCATACTTTGGGATGAG GAAATATGTGGTTCAATGA
- the LOC100256273 gene encoding malonyl-coenzyme A:anthocyanin 3-O-glucoside-6''-O-malonyltransferase, with protein sequence MASFEMVNVLEHCRLAPAPGTVDEKSLPLTFFDIPWLHFPLIQHLFFYEFPYPKSHFIDTIIPLLKHSLSLALKHFYPFAGKLIFPPNFGKPEIRYVSGDAVSLVFAESNKDFNHITGNHQRNVAEFHSLVAQLPPVSIISDSLVAPLLAVQVTLFPNSGICIGFTFRRVTADGNACTRFIRSWASINKVGRETTMVESGTLPFYDRTMVKDPNGLASVFWNHVGKIKFEGSQRQLSTNKVIATFILGQSHVQQLKKWVLSQCPTSSHVSTFTVTCAYVWTCMVKARERSGEKVTEDELEHFVFGADCRALLQPPLPATYFGNCLVSCFATTKTKELMGDNGFIIAAKTIGEAIQERLRKKEGVLKDAEKWISEFETRKEDRIVGVAGSPRFAVYDIDFGLGKPKKSEVVSIDMTGSISLNECKNDKESFEIGLSLPKIKMDAFEDIFANGFQV encoded by the coding sequence ATGGCTTCATTTGAAATGGTGAACGTGCTTGAGCACTGCAGACTAGCCCCAGCTCCGGGCACAGTCGATGAGAAGTCACTTCCTCTCACCTTCTTCGACATACCATGGCTGCATTTTCCTCTAATCCAACACCTTTTTTTCTATGAATTCCCTTATCCTAAGTCCCATTTCATAGACACCATTATTCCACTACTTAAACACTCACTTTCCCTCGCTCTCAAGCACTTTTATCCCTTTGCTGGAAAGTTGATATTTCCTCCAAATTTTGGTAAGCCTGAAATTCGTTACGTCAGTGGCGATGCTGTTTCCCTAGTCTTTGCAGAGTCTAACAAAGACTTCAACCATATCACTGGAAATCACCAACGAAACGTTGCTGAATTTCATTCTCTTGTAGCCCAATTACCGCCAGTGTCCATAATATCAGACTCACTGGTGGCCCCACTTTTAGCTGTTCAAGTGACACTTTTTCCGAACTCTGGGATTTGTATTGGATTCACTTTTCGCCGTGTAACTGCAGATGGCAATGCATGTACAAGATTCATAAGATCATGGGCTAGTATTAATAAAGTAGGCAGAGAGACCACCATGGTGGAGAGTGGTACCCTCCCATTCTATGATCGGACCATGGTCAAGGACCCGAATGGGTTAGCATCAGTTTTTTGGAACCATGTGGGGAAAATAAAGTTTGAAGGGTCTCAACGTCAGCTCTCCACCAACAAGGTCATAGCCACATTTATTCTGGGCCAATCCCATGTCCAGCAGCTCAAAAAATGGGTTCTGTCTCAATGCCCAACATCATCACATGTGTCAACTTTCACAGTGACATGCGCTTATGTGTGGACCTGTATGGTAAAAGCTCGAGAAAGAAGTGGTGAGAAGGTGACTGAAGATGAATTAGAACACTTTGTTTTTGGGGCAGATTGCAGAGCTCTCTTGCAGCCCCCATTGCCTGCAACCTACTTTGGTAACTGCTTGGTATCATGCTTTGCAACTACAAAAACCAAGGAACTGATGGGGGACAACGGCTTCATAATCGCAGCCAAAACGATAGGAGAAGCAATTCAAGAGAGGCTTCGGAAGAAGGAAGGAGTATTGAAAGATGCAGAGAAATGGATATCGGAGTTTGAAACTCGAAAAGAGGATAGAATAGTCGGAGTCGCAGGATCACCAAGGTTTGCAGTCTATGATATAGATTTCGGGTTGGGGAAGCCTAAGAAAAGTGAGGTGGTGTCGATAGATATGACAGGTTCCATCTCACTTAATGAGTGCAAAAATGACAAAGAAAGTTTTGAGATTGGCTTGTCTCTTCCCAAGATTAAGATGGATGCCTTTGAGGATATCTTTGCTAATGGGTTCCAAGTTTAG
- the LOC100261365 gene encoding phenolic glucoside malonyltransferase 1, with the protein MASSDEMVNVLEECRVSPPPNAVGEKSLPLTFFDLLWLHFHLVQSLFFYKFPHSKTHFIEITIPSLKHSLSLALKHFYPFAGNLLFPPNLREPEIHYVDGDSVSLTFVESNSDFDYLIKNHQRKIAHFHPLVPQLPPVSVQQGTIIAPVFAVQVTLFPNSGISFGFTCDHVVADGNAFIRFIRLWATIHKLQREPLMLEGEILPFYDRTMVKDPNKIGSIFWQHHQKSKFEGYRPLLPTSNILASFLLSQADLQRLKKRVMVQCPTLLHVSSFTVTCAYTWTCIVKAQVWSGEEVSENELEHFGFVADCRACLDPPLPENYFANLIGEAIQEKLGSKKGVLEGLDKWVVNFSSINIERAVGVAGSPRFSVYDIDFGLGQLQKREFISIDETRSISLLEGKDNKSDIEVGLSFPKIKMDAFASIFTNGLSVYD; encoded by the exons ATGGCTTCATCTGATGAGATGGTGAATGTGTTAGAAGAATGTCGAGTCTCTCCACCTCCCAACGCTGTGGGTGAGAAGTCTCTCCCACTCACCTTCTTTGATTTGCTATGGCTACATTTCCATCTAGTCCAAAGCCTCTTCTTTTACAAATTCCCTCATTCTAAGACCCACTTCATAGAGATCACCATCCCTTCCCTTAAACACTCACTCTCCCTCGCTCTCAAGCACTTTTATCCCTTTGCAGGAAATTTACTATTTCCTCCAAATCTTAGAGAGCCTGAAATTCATTATGTGGATGGTGATTCAGTTTCATTGACCTTTGTTGAGTCTAATAGCGATTTTGATTACCTTATCAAAAACCACCAAAGGAAAATTGCTCACTTTCATCCTCTTGTGCCCCAATTGCCTCCAGTGTCGGTACAACAAGGCACCATTATAGCACCTGTTTTTGCTGTTCAGGTAACACTTTTTCCCAACTCTGGAATTTCTTTTGGGTTCACCTGTGACCATGTTGTGGCAGATGGTAATGCTTTTATTCGATTCATAAGGTTGTGGGCTACTATTCATAAATTACAGAGAGAGCCCTTGATGTTAGAGGGTGAAATCCTTCCATTCTATGATAGGACCATGGTAAAAGACCCGAACAAGATAGGTTCAATTTTTTGGCAACATCACcagaaaagtaaatttgaagGATATCGACCACTGCTCCCTACCAGCAACATCCTGGCTTCATTTTTACTAAGTCAAGCCGATCTTCAGCGACTCAAAAAAAGGGTTATGGTTCAATGCCCAACGTTGTTACATGTCTCAAGTTTTACAGTAACATGTGCTTACACTTGGACTTGCATTGTCAAAGCTCAGGTTTGGAGTGGTGAGGAGGTGAGCGAGAATGAGTTAGAGCACTTTGGTTTTGTGGCCGATTGTCGAGCCTGTTTGGACCCGCCATTGCCTGAAAACTATTTCG CCAATCTTATAGGAGAAGCAATTCAAGAAAAGCTTGGAAGCAAGAAGGGAGTTTTGGAAGGTTTAGATAAATGGGTCGTGAATTTTTCATCTATAAACATAGAGCGAGCTGTAGGAGTTGCTGGGTCACCAAGGTTTTCAGTTTATGACATAGATTTTGGATTGGGACAACTACAAAAGAGAGAGTTTATATCAATAGATGAAACAAGGTCCATATCACTTCTTGAAGGCAAAGATAACAAAAGCGATATTGAAGTTGGTTTGTCATTCCCCAAGATTAAAATGGATGCTTTTGCCTCTATCTTCACTAATGGCCTCTCGGTCTATGATTAG